One genomic segment of Burkholderiaceae bacterium includes these proteins:
- a CDS encoding putative DNA-binding domain-containing protein produces MNTACAPRSMADFQQRFARALMADSPELDELTRQPGFAVYRNTVLKGCMDALQAQFPSIVKLTGAAWFDDAAAIYARQQPPQAGPLLLYGEKFPEFLTTYAPAQALPYLPAVARLDRLWSESHVAADAPVLGAGDLARLASHEQALATLRLQSHPAARWLWDDALPAYTLWSRTRADEDPGRDLLWQGEGALITRPADRVVWQPASRAACAFLDACAAGHTLPEALAHALQAEPDANPSALLATLAQAGALTLNATQVQTT; encoded by the coding sequence ATGAACACCGCTTGCGCGCCTCGATCCATGGCCGATTTTCAGCAGCGCTTTGCCCGGGCGCTGATGGCCGACAGCCCCGAACTGGACGAGCTGACCCGCCAACCCGGCTTCGCGGTCTACCGCAACACCGTGCTCAAGGGCTGCATGGACGCGCTGCAGGCGCAGTTTCCCTCCATCGTCAAGCTCACCGGCGCGGCCTGGTTCGACGATGCTGCCGCCATCTACGCCCGCCAGCAGCCGCCCCAGGCCGGCCCGCTGCTGCTCTACGGTGAAAAATTTCCCGAGTTCCTGACCACTTACGCGCCCGCCCAGGCGCTGCCCTACCTGCCCGCCGTGGCGCGACTGGACCGGCTGTGGAGCGAAAGCCACGTGGCCGCCGACGCGCCCGTGCTGGGCGCGGGCGATCTGGCCCGCCTGGCCAGCCACGAGCAGGCCCTGGCCACGCTGCGGCTGCAGTCGCACCCGGCCGCGCGCTGGCTGTGGGACGACGCCCTGCCCGCCTACACCCTATGGTCGCGCACCCGCGCCGACGAAGACCCCGGCCGCGACCTGCTGTGGCAAGGCGAAGGCGCCCTGATCACCCGCCCTGCGGACCGAGTGGTCTGGCAGCCGGCCTCCCGCGCCGCCTGCGCCTTTCTGGACGCCTGCGCCGCCGGCCACACCCTGCCCGAAGCGCTGGCCCACGCCCTGCAGGCCGAACCCGATGCCAACCCCAGCGCCCTGCTGGCCACGCTGGCGCAGGCCGGCGCGCTCACCCTCAACGCAACGCAAGTCCAAACAACATGA
- a CDS encoding DoxX family protein, with protein sequence MNAFNRLYNAVWSRPFLLPCTELLTLAARFGIGATFWLSGRTKVDHGLHVSDSAIALFTDEFKLPLIDPGLAAHLATYAEHLFPLLLFAGLFTRSAALALLVMTAVIEIFVYPDAWPTHLTWAVPLMLLMREGGGRWSLDRLLKLR encoded by the coding sequence ATGAACGCTTTCAATCGCCTTTACAACGCCGTGTGGAGCCGCCCTTTTCTGCTGCCCTGCACCGAGCTGCTGACCCTGGCCGCCCGGTTCGGCATCGGCGCCACCTTCTGGCTGTCGGGCCGCACCAAGGTCGATCACGGCCTGCATGTGAGCGACAGCGCCATCGCGCTGTTCACCGACGAGTTCAAGCTGCCGCTGATCGACCCGGGGCTGGCCGCGCACCTGGCCACCTATGCCGAGCACCTGTTTCCGCTGCTGCTGTTCGCGGGCCTGTTCACGCGCAGCGCAGCCCTGGCCCTGCTGGTGATGACCGCCGTGATCGAAATCTTCGTCTACCCCGACGCCTGGCCCACCCACCTGACCTGGGCGGTGCCGCTGATGCTGCTGATGCGCGAAGGCGGCGGCCGCTGGTCGCTGGACCGCTTGTTGAAACTGCGCTGA
- the upp gene encoding uracil phosphoribosyltransferase — protein MPPATPAQVHHITHPLVQHKLTLMRNKEASSTSFRTLLGELAMLMAYEVTRDMPTHLVEIETPLEKMQSPMIDGKKLVFASILRAGNGMLDGLLRVVPNARVGTVGLYRDPKTLQAVEYYFKMPADMAERDVIVVDPMLATGHSAAAAIERIKACTPRSIKFLCLLAAPEGIATLQKAHPDVPIYTAAIDRQLNDHGYILPGLGDAGDRIFGTK, from the coding sequence ATGCCGCCCGCCACCCCAGCCCAAGTCCACCACATCACCCACCCGCTGGTGCAGCACAAGCTGACCCTGATGCGCAACAAGGAGGCCAGCAGCACCAGCTTTCGCACCCTGCTGGGCGAACTGGCGATGCTGATGGCCTACGAGGTGACGCGCGACATGCCGACGCACCTGGTGGAGATCGAAACGCCGCTCGAAAAAATGCAGAGCCCCATGATCGACGGCAAGAAGCTGGTGTTCGCCTCGATCCTGCGCGCCGGCAACGGCATGCTCGACGGCCTGCTGCGCGTGGTGCCCAACGCCCGCGTGGGCACCGTGGGCCTGTACCGCGACCCGAAGACGCTGCAGGCGGTGGAGTACTACTTCAAGATGCCGGCCGACATGGCCGAGCGCGACGTGATCGTGGTGGACCCGATGTTGGCCACCGGCCACTCGGCGGCCGCGGCCATCGAGCGCATCAAGGCCTGCACGCCGCGCTCCATCAAGTTCCTGTGCCTGCTGGCCGCGCCCGAGGGCATCGCCACCCTGCAAAAGGCCCATCCGGACGTGCCGATCTACACCGCCGCCATCGACCGCCAGCTCAACGATCACGGCTACATCCTGCCCGGCCTGGGCGACGCGGGCGACCGCATCTTCGGCACCAAGTAG
- a CDS encoding DUF177 domain-containing protein, whose product MSFRFQPQHLDVAAFAGAKAHLSARDSLQKYERLAIEVRGPEPDLTVEWQVQGEQRSAADGVARPALHVQAQARLPLTCQRCMGEVRVDVRVDRHVLFAADEDSAAALDDVSEDDVLALAPEIDLRALIEDELLMALPLVPRHEVCPQPVRLSAQDADFDAAQEQRQHPFAALAALKDGKKP is encoded by the coding sequence ATGAGTTTCCGGTTTCAGCCCCAGCATCTGGATGTGGCGGCCTTTGCAGGCGCCAAGGCCCACCTGTCGGCGCGCGATTCACTGCAAAAATACGAGCGGCTTGCGATTGAAGTACGCGGGCCAGAGCCCGATTTGACGGTTGAATGGCAGGTGCAGGGCGAGCAGCGCAGCGCCGCCGACGGCGTGGCGCGGCCGGCGCTGCATGTGCAGGCCCAGGCCCGCCTGCCGCTGACCTGCCAGCGCTGCATGGGCGAGGTGCGGGTGGATGTCCGGGTCGATCGCCATGTGCTGTTCGCGGCGGACGAGGACAGCGCGGCGGCGCTGGACGACGTGTCCGAGGACGACGTGCTGGCGCTGGCGCCCGAGATCGACCTGCGCGCCTTGATCGAGGATGAGCTGCTGATGGCCCTGCCCCTGGTGCCGCGCCACGAGGTGTGCCCGCAGCCGGTCAGGCTGTCGGCGCAGGACGCGGATTTCGACGCCGCGCAGGAGCAGCGGCAGCACCCGTTTGCCGCGCTGGCGGCGCTCAAGGACGGCAAGAAGCCCTGA
- the maf gene encoding septum formation inhibitor Maf: MSDAPCLPAADRPLILGSTSRYRRELLARLGLPFDVAAPDVDETPQPGEAPPALARRLALAKARDVAARHPQAIVIGSDQVADLAGQPLGKPGTHERAVAQLRAMSGQTVIFQTALSVVCRATGFEQSDLAAVEVRFRPLSDGEIERYLRAEQPYDCAGSAKSEGLGIALLEAIHNDDPTALVGLPLIRTARMLRAAGRVLP, from the coding sequence ATGAGCGATGCCCCCTGCCTGCCTGCCGCCGACCGACCGCTGATCCTGGGCTCCACCTCGCGCTACCGGCGCGAGCTGCTGGCCCGCCTGGGCCTGCCCTTCGACGTGGCCGCGCCCGACGTGGACGAAACCCCGCAGCCCGGCGAAGCCCCGCCCGCCCTGGCCCGGCGGCTGGCGCTGGCCAAGGCGCGCGACGTGGCGGCGCGCCATCCGCAGGCCATCGTCATCGGCTCCGACCAGGTGGCCGACCTGGCCGGCCAGCCGCTGGGCAAGCCCGGCACGCACGAGCGCGCCGTGGCGCAGCTGCGCGCCATGAGCGGGCAGACGGTGATCTTCCAGACCGCGCTGTCCGTGGTGTGCCGGGCCACCGGCTTCGAGCAGAGCGACCTGGCCGCGGTGGAGGTGCGCTTTCGGCCCCTGAGCGACGGCGAGATCGAGCGCTACCTGCGCGCCGAGCAGCCCTACGACTGCGCCGGCAGCGCCAAAAGCGAGGGTCTGGGCATCGCGCTGCTGGAGGCCATCCACAACGACGACCCCACGGCGCTGGTCGGCCTGCCGCTGATCCGCACCGCGCGCATGCTGCGCGCCGCCGGCCGGGTGCTGCCATGA
- a CDS encoding SAM-dependent methyltransferase: protein MSPTPGRLLLVPTPLDHGCDTQAPLADVLPLGTLQAAAGITHWISENAKSTRAFLKRVDAVVPLAQPLQAQAIAELPRAVHKKGDHDRASALPDARPLLAAALQGHDMGLVSEAGMPAVADPGSSVVRAAHALGIEVVPLVGPVSVLLALAASGLNGQSFAFVGYVPQDAAARAQRLRELEALARKSGQTQLFIETPYRNAALLQALLHELQPTTQLAVCQGLTLAQARCTSQSVAQWRRATPAPAALAMPAVYAIGR from the coding sequence ATGAGCCCAACCCCTGGCCGTCTGCTGCTGGTCCCCACCCCGCTGGACCACGGCTGCGACACGCAGGCGCCGCTCGCCGACGTGCTGCCGCTGGGCACGCTGCAGGCGGCCGCCGGCATCACACATTGGATCAGCGAAAACGCCAAGTCCACGCGCGCCTTCCTCAAGCGCGTCGACGCCGTCGTGCCGCTGGCGCAGCCGCTGCAGGCGCAGGCCATCGCCGAACTGCCGCGCGCCGTGCACAAGAAGGGCGACCACGACCGCGCCAGCGCCCTGCCCGACGCCCGGCCGCTGCTGGCCGCCGCGCTGCAGGGGCACGACATGGGCCTGGTCAGCGAGGCCGGCATGCCGGCCGTGGCCGACCCCGGCAGCTCGGTGGTGCGCGCCGCGCATGCGCTGGGCATCGAGGTGGTGCCGCTGGTGGGGCCGGTGTCCGTCCTGCTGGCGCTGGCCGCCAGCGGCCTGAACGGCCAGAGCTTCGCCTTCGTCGGCTACGTGCCCCAGGACGCGGCCGCCCGCGCGCAGCGCCTGCGCGAGCTGGAAGCCCTGGCGCGCAAGAGCGGCCAGACCCAGCTGTTCATCGAAACCCCCTACCGCAACGCCGCGCTGCTGCAGGCCCTGCTGCATGAATTGCAACCCACGACGCAGCTGGCCGTCTGCCAGGGCCTGACGCTGGCCCAGGCGCGCTGCACCAGCCAGAGCGTGGCGCAATGGCGGCGCGCGACGCCGGCGCCCGCCGCGCTGGCCATGCCGGCCGTGTATGCCATCGGCCGCTGA
- a CDS encoding tetratricopeptide repeat protein: MSKSKPHPSAPARAATGTADRFARAVELFNAGQAAQAEALCGPIVQAQPAHAQAWQLLGMARMVGGRPADALQPLRQALALQPRNTQLLCLLGTACSQTGQPQDAVAWFDRALAIEPGSANIWYDRGNTLHALQQHDAALASFSQAVRIAPGHAHAWLNRGHVLLALHRLDEAIASFERATDADPRQPRSWLALGEVLEKARRLPDALACYEKVVALDAGSADGWLKFGSVLQQLGRPDLALERLRQAARLAPDSPQVLLGLAQALARVEGPAAALAPLQQAHAADPAHAGIALWLMDAMLKTAHWAGLPELFDEVLRLLRSGTAGSVTLSTLAHPDASADDLLRSNRALAAAESQVPQEPAAPAFHNPAGRRLRLGYLSSDLRAHAVSHLMAGMFEAHDRRRFETFAFSTYPQADDSPERRRAQAAFEHFIDLHALGDAEAARLIARHRIDILVDLNGLTTHARPGILARRPAPIQVQYLGYPGTSGMAQVDYILGDRWVTPGDQAHAFSEHIVRLPGSFQANDDARPIAPDTPSRAELGLPGHGFVFCCLNNTYKINPRVFDRWMHLLRQLPQAVLWLLGDGETARQNLRAEAQARGVAPERLVFAQRRPYAQYLAQYRQADLFLDTLPFNGGTTVSDALWAGLPVLTQLGHTFAGRMAASLLDAVGLPELITRSADEYEALALRLAREPETLRGLRQRLAAGTPTAPLFDTRRFTRHLERAFEHMAARHAQGLPPAGFDVAPD, translated from the coding sequence ATGTCCAAGTCCAAGCCCCACCCCAGCGCCCCGGCGCGCGCCGCCACCGGCACGGCCGATCGCTTCGCCCGCGCCGTCGAGCTGTTCAACGCCGGCCAGGCCGCGCAGGCCGAGGCGCTGTGCGGGCCCATCGTGCAAGCGCAACCCGCCCATGCGCAGGCCTGGCAGCTGCTCGGCATGGCGCGGATGGTCGGCGGCCGGCCCGCCGACGCCCTGCAGCCGCTGCGCCAGGCGCTGGCGCTGCAGCCGCGCAACACCCAGCTTCTTTGCCTGCTGGGCACCGCCTGCTCGCAAACCGGCCAGCCGCAGGACGCCGTGGCCTGGTTCGACCGCGCGCTGGCCATCGAGCCCGGCAGCGCCAACATCTGGTACGACCGCGGCAACACGCTGCACGCGCTGCAGCAGCACGACGCGGCGCTGGCCAGCTTCAGCCAGGCGGTGCGCATCGCACCGGGGCATGCGCACGCCTGGCTCAACCGCGGCCACGTCCTGCTCGCGCTGCACCGGCTGGACGAAGCGATCGCCAGCTTCGAGCGCGCCACCGACGCCGACCCGCGCCAGCCCCGCTCCTGGCTGGCGCTGGGCGAGGTGCTGGAAAAAGCGCGGCGCCTGCCCGACGCCCTGGCCTGCTACGAGAAGGTCGTGGCGCTGGACGCCGGCAGCGCCGACGGCTGGCTCAAGTTCGGCAGCGTGCTGCAGCAGCTGGGCCGCCCGGACCTGGCGCTCGAGCGCCTGCGCCAGGCGGCGCGGTTGGCGCCCGACTCGCCGCAGGTGCTGCTGGGCCTGGCGCAGGCGCTCGCCAGGGTCGAGGGGCCGGCCGCCGCGCTGGCGCCCTTGCAGCAGGCGCACGCCGCCGACCCGGCCCACGCCGGCATCGCCCTGTGGCTGATGGACGCGATGCTGAAAACCGCGCACTGGGCCGGCCTGCCCGAGCTGTTCGACGAGGTGCTGCGCCTGCTGCGGTCGGGCACGGCCGGTTCGGTCACCCTCTCCACCCTGGCCCATCCGGACGCCAGCGCCGACGACCTGCTGCGGTCCAACCGGGCCCTCGCCGCCGCCGAAAGCCAGGTGCCGCAAGAGCCCGCCGCGCCCGCGTTCCACAACCCAGCCGGGCGGCGCCTGCGCCTGGGCTACCTGTCGTCCGACCTGCGCGCGCACGCCGTCAGCCACCTGATGGCCGGCATGTTCGAGGCCCATGACCGCCGCCGCTTCGAGACCTTCGCGTTCTCCACCTATCCGCAGGCCGACGACTCGCCCGAGCGCCGGCGCGCGCAGGCGGCGTTCGAGCACTTCATCGACCTCCACGCGCTGGGCGACGCCGAGGCGGCGCGCCTGATCGCCCGGCACCGGATCGACATCCTGGTCGACCTCAACGGCTTGACCACCCACGCCCGCCCCGGCATTCTGGCGCGGCGGCCGGCGCCCATCCAGGTGCAGTACCTGGGCTATCCCGGCACCTCGGGCATGGCTCAGGTGGACTACATCCTCGGTGACCGCTGGGTCACGCCCGGCGACCAGGCCCACGCCTTTTCCGAGCACATCGTGCGCCTGCCCGGTTCGTTCCAGGCCAACGACGATGCGCGCCCCATCGCCCCCGACACCCCCTCGCGCGCCGAGCTGGGCCTGCCCGGGCACGGCTTCGTGTTCTGCTGCCTGAACAACACGTACAAGATCAACCCCCGGGTGTTCGACCGCTGGATGCACCTGCTGCGCCAGCTGCCGCAGGCCGTGCTGTGGCTGCTGGGCGACGGCGAGACGGCGCGCCAGAACCTGCGCGCCGAGGCACAGGCGCGCGGCGTGGCGCCCGAGCGGCTGGTGTTTGCCCAGCGCCGGCCCTACGCGCAGTACCTGGCGCAGTACCGCCAGGCCGATTTGTTTCTGGACACCCTGCCCTTCAACGGCGGCACCACCGTCAGCGACGCGCTGTGGGCCGGCCTGCCGGTGCTGACCCAGCTGGGCCACACCTTCGCCGGCCGCATGGCCGCCAGCCTGCTGGATGCCGTGGGCCTGCCCGAGCTGATCACCCGTTCGGCCGACGAGTACGAGGCGCTGGCGCTGCGCCTGGCCCGCGAACCCGAGACCCTGCGCGGCCTGCGCCAGCGGCTGGCGGCGGGCACGCCCACGGCGCCGCTGTTCGACACGCGGCGCTTCACGCGCCACCTGGAGCGCGCCTTCGAGCACATGGCCGCGCGCCACGCGCAAGGCCTGCCGCCCGCAGGCTTCGACGTGGCGCCGGACTGA
- a CDS encoding S49 family peptidase: MENEVNIDGKPVAWERATIEKLVLAQVREQRAARRWRMLRTLLWMALFGALVWLLARDQWSAATVPSGPHTALVTIRGEIADRSEASAESVLPAMRSALEDSDTKALVLLINSPGGSPVQAGLISDEIRRLRKLHGKPIYAVVEETCASAAYYIASAADDIYVDKASIVGSIGVLMDGFGFVGTMDKLGVERRLLTAGANKGFLDPFSPQTETQRQFAQVMLDQIHQQFIDSVKRGRGDRLKATPETFSGLFWTGEQAIGMGLADGYGSLDSVARDVVKADKLVDYTNKENLAERVAKRFGAALGQGAVAALRVLPALR, encoded by the coding sequence ATGGAAAACGAAGTGAACATCGACGGCAAACCGGTGGCCTGGGAACGCGCCACGATCGAGAAACTGGTGCTGGCCCAGGTGCGCGAGCAGCGGGCGGCGCGCCGCTGGCGCATGCTGCGCACCCTGCTGTGGATGGCGCTCTTCGGCGCGCTGGTCTGGCTGCTGGCGCGCGACCAGTGGTCGGCCGCCACCGTGCCCAGCGGGCCGCACACGGCGCTGGTGACGATCCGCGGCGAGATCGCCGACCGCAGCGAGGCCAGCGCCGAGTCCGTGCTGCCGGCCATGCGCAGCGCGCTGGAGGATTCGGACACCAAGGCGCTGGTGCTGCTCATCAACTCGCCCGGCGGCAGCCCGGTGCAGGCGGGCCTGATCAGCGACGAGATCCGCCGCCTGCGCAAGCTGCACGGCAAGCCGATCTACGCCGTGGTGGAGGAGACCTGCGCCTCGGCGGCGTACTACATCGCCTCGGCGGCCGACGACATCTACGTCGACAAGGCCAGCATCGTCGGCAGCATCGGCGTGCTGATGGACGGCTTCGGCTTTGTCGGCACCATGGACAAGCTGGGCGTGGAGCGGCGCCTGCTGACGGCCGGCGCCAACAAAGGCTTTCTGGACCCGTTCAGCCCGCAGACCGAGACGCAAAGGCAGTTTGCCCAGGTCATGCTCGACCAGATCCACCAGCAGTTCATCGACTCCGTCAAGCGGGGCCGCGGCGACCGCCTGAAGGCCACGCCCGAGACCTTCAGCGGCCTGTTCTGGACCGGGGAGCAGGCCATCGGCATGGGCCTGGCCGACGGCTACGGCAGCCTGGATTCGGTGGCGCGCGACGTGGTCAAGGCCGACAAGCTGGTGGACTACACCAACAAGGAGAACCTGGCCGAGCGCGTGGCCAAGCGCTTTGGCGCAGCCCTGGGGCAGGGCGCCGTGGCGGCGCTGCGCGTGCTGCCGGCGCTGCGCTGA
- a CDS encoding Rieske 2Fe-2S domain-containing protein, with protein sequence MPADTSTDTPIELCASADLAEGGLAVPFDVVCDGEPCRAFAIRFEGRAHAYLNRCTHVAMELDWQPNRFFDDTGQWLLCASHGAVYAPDTGEGVAGPCQGGLLKIELTEADGTVRWQPTERLRPVVF encoded by the coding sequence ATGCCGGCCGATACCTCCACCGACACGCCGATCGAGCTGTGCGCCTCCGCCGACCTGGCCGAAGGCGGCCTGGCCGTGCCCTTCGACGTGGTCTGCGACGGCGAGCCCTGCCGCGCTTTCGCCATCCGCTTCGAAGGGCGCGCGCACGCCTACCTGAACCGCTGCACGCACGTGGCGATGGAGCTGGACTGGCAGCCCAACCGCTTTTTCGACGACACCGGCCAGTGGCTGCTGTGCGCCTCGCACGGCGCGGTGTACGCGCCCGACACCGGCGAGGGCGTGGCCGGGCCGTGCCAGGGCGGCCTGCTCAAGATCGAGCTGACCGAGGCCGATGGCACGGTGCGCTGGCAGCCCACCGAGCGCCTGCGGCCGGTGGTGTTCTGA
- a CDS encoding HAD-IA family hydrolase has protein sequence MTRPRQFDLICFDWDGTLFDSTAIITRCIQQAVVDVGGARPSDEAASHVIGMALVPALAKAAPDVPADQYPELAARYRHHYFRHQGDISLFDGVLPLLAALRERHHWLAVATGKSRRGLDEALASRQLRGVFDGSRTADETAGKPDPRMLHELMRQFGAEPERTLMIGDTTHDLQMAQNAGCASLGVSYGAHPAEALTAALAPRFLAHSVAELQAWLAEHA, from the coding sequence ATGACCCGCCCGCGCCAGTTCGACCTGATCTGCTTCGATTGGGACGGCACCCTGTTCGACTCCACCGCCATCATCACGCGCTGCATCCAGCAGGCGGTGGTGGACGTGGGCGGCGCGCGACCCAGCGACGAGGCGGCTTCGCACGTGATCGGCATGGCGCTGGTGCCGGCGCTGGCCAAGGCCGCACCCGACGTGCCGGCCGACCAATACCCCGAGCTGGCCGCGCGCTACCGCCACCATTACTTCAGGCACCAGGGCGACATCAGCCTGTTCGACGGCGTGCTGCCGCTGCTGGCCGCGCTGCGCGAGCGCCACCACTGGCTGGCGGTGGCCACCGGCAAGAGCCGCCGCGGCCTGGACGAGGCGCTGGCCTCGCGCCAGCTGCGCGGCGTGTTCGACGGCTCGCGCACCGCCGACGAGACCGCCGGCAAGCCCGACCCGCGCATGCTGCACGAGCTGATGCGCCAGTTCGGCGCCGAGCCCGAGCGCACGCTGATGATCGGCGACACCACGCACGACCTGCAGATGGCCCAGAACGCCGGCTGCGCCAGCCTGGGCGTGAGCTACGGCGCGCATCCGGCCGAGGCGCTGACGGCCGCGCTGGCCCCGCGCTTTCTGGCCCACTCCGTGGCCGAGCTGCAGGCCTGGCTGGCCGAGCACGCCTGA
- a CDS encoding RluA family pseudouridine synthase, translating into MPTNPIIGAPAAPAPKPPVLWVTVDAESAGQRLDNFLIRQLKGVPKTHVYRIIRSGEVRVNKGRAAADTRVQPGDVVRVPPVRQAVREQAPVPAREFAVLLEDEHLLAIDKPAGVAVHGGSGVSFGVIEQLRRARPGARLLELVHRLDRETSGVLLIAKKRSALKALQEQFRERSTGKTYLAVVRGDWPERLKVIDAPLHKYLIEGGERRVKTVAPEHPDAMRAVTLVRVRERAGGHSLLEVTIKTGRTHQIRVHLAAQGHPIAGDDKYGDFAHNRLLHKQGLRRMFLHAWRLQFEHPASGERIELLAPLPADLPWPLPQTASPSA; encoded by the coding sequence ATGCCAACAAATCCCATTATAGGGGCGCCCGCCGCACCCGCGCCCAAGCCCCCCGTGCTGTGGGTGACGGTGGACGCCGAGAGCGCCGGCCAGCGCCTGGACAATTTCCTGATCCGCCAGCTCAAGGGCGTGCCCAAGACGCACGTGTACCGCATCATCCGCTCGGGCGAGGTGCGGGTGAACAAGGGGCGCGCCGCGGCCGACACGCGGGTGCAGCCGGGCGACGTGGTGCGCGTGCCCCCGGTGCGCCAGGCGGTGCGCGAGCAGGCCCCGGTGCCGGCGCGCGAGTTTGCGGTGCTGCTGGAGGACGAGCACCTGCTGGCCATCGACAAGCCCGCCGGCGTGGCGGTGCACGGCGGCTCGGGCGTGAGCTTCGGCGTCATCGAGCAGCTGCGCCGCGCCCGGCCCGGCGCCCGCCTGCTGGAGCTGGTGCACCGGCTGGACCGCGAGACCAGCGGCGTGCTGTTGATTGCCAAGAAGCGCAGCGCGCTGAAGGCCCTGCAGGAGCAGTTCCGCGAGCGCAGCACCGGCAAGACCTACCTGGCCGTGGTGCGCGGCGACTGGCCCGAGCGGCTGAAGGTGATCGACGCGCCGCTGCACAAGTATCTGATCGAAGGCGGCGAGCGCCGCGTCAAGACCGTGGCGCCCGAGCACCCCGACGCCATGCGCGCCGTCACGCTGGTGCGGGTGCGCGAGCGCGCGGGCGGCCACAGCCTGCTGGAGGTCACCATCAAGACCGGGCGCACGCACCAGATCCGCGTGCACCTGGCCGCCCAGGGCCACCCCATTGCCGGCGACGACAAGTACGGCGACTTTGCGCACAACCGCCTGTTGCACAAGCAGGGCCTGAGGCGCATGTTCCTGCACGCGTGGCGGTTACAGTTCGAGCATCCGGCCAGCGGCGAACGCATCGAGCTGCTCGCGCCCCTGCCGGCCGACCTGCCCTGGCCCCTGCCCCAAACCGCCTCCCCATCCGCATGA
- the ahpC gene encoding peroxiredoxin, whose translation MSLINTKVLPFKTQAFHNGKFEEVTEKNFSNGKNWSVVIFMPAAFTFNCPTEIEDAAEHYGEFQKLGAEVFVVTTDTHFSHKVWHETSDAVGKAKFFLVGDPTHQLTHNFGVHIPEEGLALRGTFVIDPSGTIKTMEVHSNEIARDVSETLRKLKAAKYTAEHPDEVCPAKWKEGEKTLKPSIDLVGKI comes from the coding sequence ATGTCCCTGATCAACACCAAGGTCCTGCCCTTCAAGACCCAGGCCTTCCACAACGGCAAGTTCGAGGAAGTGACCGAGAAGAACTTCAGCAACGGCAAGAACTGGTCGGTCGTGATCTTCATGCCCGCCGCCTTCACCTTCAACTGCCCGACCGAGATCGAAGACGCCGCCGAGCACTACGGCGAGTTCCAGAAGCTGGGCGCCGAGGTGTTCGTCGTCACCACCGACACGCACTTCAGCCACAAGGTGTGGCACGAGACCAGCGACGCCGTGGGCAAGGCCAAGTTCTTCCTGGTGGGCGACCCCACGCACCAGCTGACCCACAACTTCGGCGTGCACATCCCCGAGGAAGGCCTGGCGCTGCGCGGCACCTTCGTGATCGACCCCAGCGGCACCATCAAGACGATGGAAGTGCACTCCAACGAGATCGCCCGCGACGTGAGCGAGACCCTGCGCAAGCTGAAGGCCGCCAAGTACACCGCCGAGCACCCCGACGAGGTGTGCCCCGCCAAGTGGAAGGAAGGCGAGAAGACGCTGAAGCCCTCCATCGACCTGGTCGGCAAGATCTAA